The Conexivisphaera calida genome includes a region encoding these proteins:
- a CDS encoding carbon-nitrogen hydrolase family protein translates to MPRVRFGIMQMGRVEDLDEGLRTIRELASTLGKVDLASLPEAWLERPLSEDEERRLTEEGMQVVSTLGGVLVMGGYWALRKGRPLMISRAVSASGVVSEASKRFPSNAVGERTEVAPGDGPSTFEFPGGRAGIVLCVDASYPELVRLPALEGAHVVINPASIPFDRIYLWRALAQSRAAENTVFFAVVNLADARYKDGRSVEGNSIVASPEGRIIIELGRKETTEVVNLDLDEIHARRERWPYLDDVREFYDGGRRRP, encoded by the coding sequence GTGCCGCGCGTTCGATTCGGGATCATGCAGATGGGAAGGGTGGAGGATCTGGACGAGGGCCTGCGGACCATCAGGGAGCTGGCGTCGACGCTGGGCAAGGTGGATCTGGCATCCCTGCCGGAGGCCTGGCTGGAGAGGCCGCTGAGCGAGGATGAGGAGCGGAGGTTGACGGAGGAGGGGATGCAGGTGGTGTCGACGCTGGGCGGGGTGCTCGTGATGGGCGGTTACTGGGCGCTCAGGAAAGGCCGCCCCCTGATGATCTCCAGGGCAGTGTCGGCATCAGGCGTGGTCTCCGAGGCCTCCAAGAGGTTCCCGTCGAACGCGGTCGGAGAGAGGACCGAGGTGGCGCCGGGCGACGGTCCATCGACCTTCGAGTTCCCGGGGGGCAGGGCCGGCATAGTCCTGTGCGTGGACGCCAGCTACCCGGAGCTGGTCCGCCTGCCGGCGCTGGAGGGTGCGCACGTGGTGATCAACCCCGCGTCCATACCGTTCGACAGGATCTACCTGTGGAGGGCGCTGGCGCAGTCCAGGGCGGCCGAGAACACCGTGTTCTTCGCGGTGGTGAACCTCGCGGATGCCAGGTACAAGGACGGGAGGTCCGTGGAGGGGAACAGCATCGTGGCCTCCCCCGAGGGCAGGATAATCATCGAGCTGGGGAGGAAGGAGACGACGGAGGTCGTGAACCTGGACCTCGACGAGATACACGCGAGGAGGGAGCGGTGGCCCTACCTGGACGACGTGCGGGAGTTCTACGACGGAGGAAGGAGGAGGCCCTAG
- a CDS encoding NAD(P)H-hydrate dehydratase translates to MSSRSSGTGMEIRRVTVGDLATWMPAKERRGHRVLVLGGNWMDHRDPVLAGKAALYSGVEEVFLAVPGKIADSVRCLSPDLSVVPLPDQKLTRGAAAWILGHVRGLDAAYLGAGFKDAGGAVHLARELAAGGTGLVLGSDGARREVLGVLRGARAVAIYDEVEFGREFGAWSGELGDEEAAERLRRAAADVGCAIAMTGRYGMASDGGNVFACTPGLRAKPAGMDSIVGGLAAGLMAMGLDGSKAASAAISIVELAADSLSERRGLHWGASALLEELPGVLLKFDYLRS, encoded by the coding sequence TTGTCGTCACGGTCGTCGGGGACGGGGATGGAGATTAGGCGCGTCACGGTCGGGGACCTCGCGACCTGGATGCCGGCCAAGGAGCGCAGGGGACACAGGGTCCTGGTGCTGGGTGGAAACTGGATGGATCACCGGGATCCGGTGCTGGCGGGAAAGGCGGCGCTCTACTCGGGCGTCGAGGAGGTCTTCCTGGCCGTGCCCGGGAAGATCGCGGACTCCGTGAGGTGCCTCTCCCCGGATCTCTCGGTGGTCCCACTCCCTGATCAGAAGCTGACGAGGGGGGCGGCGGCATGGATCCTGGGGCACGTGAGGGGACTGGACGCGGCCTACCTGGGGGCGGGCTTCAAGGACGCGGGCGGGGCGGTGCACCTGGCGCGGGAGCTGGCCGCAGGGGGGACTGGACTCGTCCTGGGATCGGATGGCGCCAGGAGAGAGGTGCTGGGCGTCCTCCGCGGAGCCCGCGCGGTGGCCATCTATGATGAGGTGGAGTTCGGCCGCGAGTTCGGCGCGTGGTCGGGCGAGCTCGGGGATGAGGAGGCGGCGGAGCGCCTGAGGAGGGCCGCGGCGGACGTGGGATGTGCGATCGCTATGACGGGAAGATATGGAATGGCGTCGGACGGCGGGAATGTGTTCGCGTGCACGCCGGGACTGAGGGCGAAGCCGGCGGGAATGGACTCCATAGTGGGCGGACTGGCCGCCGGACTCATGGCGATGGGGTTGGATGGATCCAAGGCGGCCTCGGCCGCCATTTCCATCGTGGAGCTGGCCGCGGACTCGCTGTCGGAGAGGAGGGGCCTCCACTGGGGGGCCTCCGCGCTCCTGGAGGAACTGCCCGGGGTGCTCCTCAAATTCGACTACCTGAGGTCCTGA
- a CDS encoding secondary thiamine-phosphate synthase enzyme YjbQ, which yields MKSRSRELTYSSSAEVELIDVTEDVERAVRESGVRSGICLISVPHATAAVLANEHEEGLLTDMIRIIRELFPRDREYLHNRMDDNAHAHLAAAIIGSSRSFPIVDGRLVRGTWQNIFLVELDGPRSVRKVVVTVVGDGDGD from the coding sequence TTGAAGTCCCGCTCGCGGGAATTAACCTACTCCAGCTCTGCGGAGGTCGAGCTCATAGACGTGACGGAGGACGTCGAGCGCGCCGTGAGGGAGTCCGGCGTCAGGTCCGGCATCTGCCTCATCTCGGTGCCTCATGCGACTGCAGCGGTCTTGGCGAACGAGCACGAGGAGGGATTGCTGACGGATATGATCAGGATCATACGCGAACTGTTCCCTAGGGATCGCGAGTATCTGCACAACCGCATGGACGACAACGCCCACGCGCACCTGGCAGCCGCGATCATCGGGTCATCGAGGTCCTTCCCGATCGTGGACGGAAGGCTGGTGCGCGGTACCTGGCAAAACATCTTTCTAGTGGAGCTCGATGGACCGAGATCCGTAAGGAAAGTTGTCGTCACGGTCGTCGGGGACGGGGATGGAGATTAG
- the gatB gene encoding Asp-tRNA(Asn)/Glu-tRNA(Gln) amidotransferase subunit GatB has product MVESSSGARIGLEVHVQVLSLRTKLFCSCSSDYRGKQPNTNVCPVCMGLPGTLPVLNGRIVEEALKVALALHCRINRVSRFWRKNYFYPDLAKNYQISQYDRAGGVPFAQDCALRIRGGKSVRIRRVHVEEDPARIHYEGSMAQSPYALVDYNRHGIALLEIVTEPDMETPEEARDFLERLSGILEYLGIYRSDVEGAMRCDVNVSVGGGNRVEVKNVSGFSDVERAIRFELTRQGSRRTRRLAVERETRHWDEVRRITVSMRSKEAEEEYRYFPEPDLPPLIVRDEDVEKVRSGLPRLPEDRLREYVEVHGLNQTLAEPLAYSPYLSELFEECVSRGADPRGAAALITVDLLSYANAHGAEPQDVHPDPGLIVELSKLMGGGLSHKDAKDALNYALEKGVGLEEALRALGMRVTLGEDIRAGGPSAEGEGAIRRVVEDVLRRNPRAVEDARRNPRAVDYIVGMVLKELGRGTNAKLVARIVAETLDQDK; this is encoded by the coding sequence GTGGTGGAATCCAGTTCCGGGGCGAGGATAGGCCTTGAGGTCCACGTTCAGGTGCTGAGCCTCAGGACGAAGCTGTTCTGCTCCTGCAGCTCCGACTACAGGGGCAAGCAGCCCAACACCAACGTGTGCCCGGTCTGCATGGGGCTGCCGGGCACCCTGCCCGTGCTCAACGGGAGGATCGTGGAGGAGGCCCTGAAGGTCGCGCTCGCCCTCCACTGCAGGATTAACCGGGTCTCGAGGTTCTGGAGGAAGAACTACTTCTACCCGGACCTGGCGAAGAACTACCAGATAAGTCAGTACGACAGGGCCGGCGGCGTCCCGTTCGCCCAGGACTGCGCCCTCAGGATAAGGGGAGGCAAGTCCGTGCGCATAAGGAGGGTCCACGTGGAGGAGGACCCGGCGAGGATACACTACGAGGGCAGCATGGCTCAGTCGCCCTATGCGCTCGTCGACTACAACAGGCACGGGATAGCGCTCCTTGAGATAGTGACGGAGCCGGACATGGAGACCCCGGAGGAGGCGAGGGACTTCCTGGAGAGGCTGTCCGGGATCCTGGAGTACCTGGGCATCTACAGGTCTGACGTGGAGGGGGCGATGCGGTGCGACGTGAACGTGTCGGTCGGGGGCGGAAACAGGGTGGAGGTCAAGAACGTCTCGGGGTTCTCGGACGTGGAGAGGGCGATAAGGTTCGAGCTCACGAGGCAGGGAAGCAGGAGGACCAGGAGGCTCGCGGTCGAGAGGGAGACCAGGCACTGGGACGAGGTCAGGAGGATAACCGTCAGCATGAGGTCCAAGGAGGCGGAGGAGGAGTACAGGTACTTCCCGGAGCCGGACCTGCCGCCCCTCATAGTGCGCGACGAGGACGTCGAAAAAGTGAGGTCCGGGCTGCCGCGGCTCCCCGAGGACCGCCTCAGGGAGTACGTGGAAGTGCACGGGCTGAACCAGACGCTGGCCGAGCCCCTCGCGTACTCGCCCTATCTCTCGGAGCTCTTCGAGGAGTGCGTGTCCAGGGGCGCGGATCCAAGGGGGGCGGCGGCGCTGATAACGGTGGACCTGCTCTCGTACGCGAACGCGCATGGCGCGGAGCCGCAGGATGTCCACCCGGATCCAGGGCTCATAGTCGAGCTCTCCAAGTTGATGGGCGGCGGCCTCAGCCACAAGGACGCGAAGGACGCGCTGAACTACGCACTGGAGAAGGGAGTCGGGCTGGAGGAGGCACTCAGGGCGCTCGGGATGCGCGTGACCTTGGGTGAGGATATCCGTGCCGGTGGGCCATCCGCGGAGGGGGAGGGCGCAATCCGGCGCGTCGTGGAGGACGTGCTCAGGAGGAACCCGAGGGCGGTGGAGGACGCTAGGAGGAACCCGAGGGCGGTGGACTACATCGTGGGGATGGTCCTGAAGGAGCTCGGAAGGGGGACCAACGCGAAGCTGGTGGCGAGGATCGTGGCGGAAACACTGGATCAGGATAAATAG
- the gatA gene encoding Asp-tRNA(Asn)/Glu-tRNA(Gln) amidotransferase subunit GatA: protein MNTPTLWEAVQEARSDPGYSEELARRLLERIRSVDGELNSFISVNDAAAEQSRSSSGREPLHGLPIAVKDSISTRGIETTAGSRILKGYVPPYDATAVSRLISAGAVVLGKTNMDEFSMGSTGENSAFGPTRNPWDKSRVPGGSSSGSGAAVAAGLALAALGADTGGSVRCPASFTGTFGLRPSYGRVSRYGLIAYASSMDQIGPIARSTRDLALMLSIIAGHDPMDSTSSAAPVQDYMAALNGDVSGWKVAVVKETVGEGIDDRVSRLFWGAVDAISGLGVDVDEISVRWLDESLASYYVVASAEASSNLARYDGIRYGLSPQHSGDWRSYFSRVRGEGFGREVKVRIMLGTYALSAGYFEELYLKALKVRRLVADELSAALSKYRLLLSPTMPTPPPRLGEKTADPLSMYMMDVETIPASLAGLPALSIPVGTVDGLPVGLQALGRRMDEPSLLTLSARFEDEVLKGPAPLAPL, encoded by the coding sequence ATGAACACCCCCACGCTCTGGGAGGCAGTGCAGGAGGCCAGGTCAGATCCCGGGTACTCTGAGGAGCTCGCGAGGAGGCTCCTCGAGAGGATACGCTCCGTTGACGGCGAGCTGAACTCCTTCATCTCGGTGAACGATGCCGCCGCGGAGCAGTCCCGCTCCTCCTCGGGCAGGGAGCCGCTGCACGGACTTCCGATAGCCGTCAAGGACAGCATAAGCACGAGGGGGATCGAGACCACCGCCGGCTCCAGGATCCTGAAGGGCTACGTGCCGCCGTACGATGCCACGGCGGTGTCGCGCCTGATCTCCGCCGGCGCAGTCGTCCTGGGGAAGACGAACATGGACGAGTTCTCGATGGGAAGCACGGGCGAGAACAGCGCGTTCGGCCCGACCAGGAACCCATGGGATAAGTCAAGGGTGCCGGGCGGCAGCAGCAGCGGGAGCGGGGCAGCCGTGGCTGCAGGGCTGGCCCTCGCGGCGCTCGGCGCCGACACGGGTGGCAGCGTCAGGTGTCCGGCGAGCTTCACGGGCACGTTCGGCCTGAGGCCCAGCTACGGCAGGGTGAGCAGGTACGGGCTCATAGCATACGCGAGCAGCATGGACCAGATAGGTCCCATAGCCAGGAGCACGAGGGATCTGGCCCTCATGCTCTCCATAATTGCCGGCCATGACCCGATGGATTCCACGTCGAGCGCCGCGCCTGTGCAGGACTACATGGCCGCGCTCAACGGCGACGTGTCCGGCTGGAAGGTCGCGGTCGTGAAGGAGACGGTCGGCGAGGGGATAGACGACCGCGTATCGAGGCTCTTCTGGGGCGCCGTCGACGCGATCTCTGGACTCGGCGTCGACGTGGACGAGATCAGCGTCCGGTGGCTGGACGAGTCGCTCGCCTCGTACTACGTGGTGGCGAGCGCCGAGGCCAGCAGCAACCTGGCCAGGTACGACGGGATCAGGTACGGGCTCTCCCCCCAGCACTCCGGCGACTGGCGCTCCTACTTCTCCAGGGTCAGGGGGGAGGGATTTGGCCGCGAGGTAAAGGTGAGGATAATGCTGGGAACCTACGCGCTGTCGGCCGGGTACTTCGAGGAACTTTACCTGAAGGCGCTCAAGGTCAGGAGGCTGGTCGCCGACGAGCTGTCCGCGGCCCTCAGCAAGTACCGGCTGCTCCTGTCGCCGACCATGCCGACTCCGCCGCCTAGGCTGGGCGAGAAGACCGCGGATCCCCTTTCGATGTACATGATGGACGTGGAGACCATACCGGCCAGCCTGGCGGGCCTGCCGGCGCTCTCAATCCCCGTCGGTACGGTCGATGGCCTGCCCGTCGGGCTCCAGGCGCTGGGCCGCCGCATGGATGAGCCATCGCTCCTCACGCTCTCCGCGAGGTTCGAGGACGAGGTGCTGAAGGGGCCCGCTCCCCTCGCTCCACTCTAG
- a CDS encoding RNA-guided endonuclease InsQ/TnpB family protein yields MSNGAGEAPQPSPERTEPGPSMDVTVFPAPEDNGTRAVVVRLLPNGAQGRKLRRLANAAAKLWNELNYGRRQEYFEARRRGLSQLESARRVDMRGTRKELVPKYTELLGAAAWEVERKNYEAWSSFRGLLKAKSEGKLPPWIHPAPPGYWKDEETGRRKLWIPVRHEMYAVDPEAKVIHISRYNLRLRFAGEVRWYGKQERMEIWYDEARRAWYASIAVKVGAETTRNGTKPRHIVQGARRSIAVARPIGDKVAGIDLGVNILASVVVSDGTWMIYKGARLKEDYFHFEGRIAKLESEASRAKSAGDEKKYNRLWAEVRRLKRKWAARRLHLYRNLASHLIHELWERGVSAVYVGYPYDIARERGNKYSVNIWAYRELIDAIEAKAREYGISVYEVYERGTSSHCAYHEVEVERSPRGVVTCPVGNHKLHSDLNGALNILRRGSGVLVNGNLKPLSFIVDHNGVAPANSIASTKGGNAQNPGIYPT; encoded by the coding sequence ATGTCCAACGGAGCGGGGGAGGCCCCACAACCCAGCCCGGAACGCACGGAGCCGGGACCATCCATGGACGTCACGGTCTTCCCCGCGCCCGAGGACAACGGGACGCGCGCCGTCGTGGTTCGCCTCCTCCCCAACGGGGCACAGGGAAGGAAGCTCAGGAGGCTGGCAAATGCAGCTGCCAAGCTCTGGAACGAGCTGAACTACGGGAGGAGACAGGAGTACTTCGAGGCGAGGAGACGGGGGTTATCGCAGCTGGAGAGCGCGAGGAGGGTGGATATGAGGGGCACGAGGAAGGAGCTGGTGCCGAAGTACACGGAGCTCCTGGGCGCGGCCGCCTGGGAGGTCGAGAGGAAGAACTACGAGGCCTGGAGCTCCTTCAGGGGGCTACTGAAGGCGAAGTCCGAGGGCAAGTTGCCGCCCTGGATCCACCCGGCGCCGCCCGGCTACTGGAAGGACGAGGAGACCGGTAGGCGCAAACTATGGATCCCGGTGCGCCACGAGATGTACGCCGTTGATCCGGAGGCCAAGGTCATCCACATCTCTCGCTACAACCTGAGATTGCGGTTCGCCGGCGAGGTTCGCTGGTACGGGAAGCAGGAGAGGATGGAGATATGGTACGACGAGGCTAGGCGCGCCTGGTACGCGTCCATAGCCGTGAAGGTCGGAGCGGAGACGACGAGGAACGGCACGAAGCCGAGGCATATCGTGCAAGGAGCGCGCCGCTCGATAGCGGTCGCCAGGCCGATTGGGGATAAGGTCGCGGGCATAGATCTGGGCGTGAACATACTGGCGTCCGTGGTGGTTAGCGACGGGACCTGGATGATCTATAAGGGCGCGAGGCTGAAGGAGGACTACTTCCACTTCGAGGGGAGGATAGCCAAGTTGGAGTCCGAGGCCTCCCGCGCCAAATCCGCGGGCGACGAAAAGAAGTACAACCGGCTCTGGGCAGAGGTGAGGCGGCTGAAGAGGAAGTGGGCCGCGAGGCGCCTCCACCTGTACAGGAACCTGGCATCACATCTGATACACGAGCTGTGGGAGCGCGGCGTATCCGCGGTCTACGTAGGCTATCCATACGACATCGCGCGGGAGAGGGGGAACAAGTACAGCGTGAACATATGGGCCTACCGCGAGCTGATCGACGCAATAGAGGCCAAGGCGCGCGAGTACGGGATCTCCGTCTACGAGGTGTACGAGCGCGGCACTTCGAGCCACTGCGCCTATCATGAGGTTGAGGTCGAGCGCAGTCCGCGCGGCGTCGTGACGTGCCCGGTCGGCAATCACAAACTGCACTCGGACCTCAACGGCGCGCTCAACATCCTGAGGCGCGGCTCCGGGGTGCTCGTCAATGGAAATCTCAAACCGCTCTCGTTCATAGTGGACCACAACGGGGTCGCGCCCGCGAACAGCATAGCCTCCACAAAGGGAGGTAACGCCCAAAACCCTGGCATATATCCAACTTAG
- the coaBC gene encoding bifunctional phosphopantothenoylcysteine decarboxylase/phosphopantothenate--cysteine ligase CoaBC translates to MPAHVDQIRGKITRMLWSTRIALCITGSSAAYRSVDLARLLIRHGADVVPVMTDAAMEHVGPELLHWATGNVPVTKLTGALEHVELGGEGPGSVNAVLVAPATATTISGIARGDASDPVTAIVNVALGAGKPVIVVPAMHEQMYRNPAIVRAIGELESMGVRVVQPSLEEGKAKIAPAEEILEAVVASMRKKSLRGIRALVTAGPTFEWIDPIRAITNRGSGRTGAYVARELIARGAEVAIVAGPSDVEMPRNARVVHVETTEEMVEAAGKLAEDFRPNFAVATASPADFRPERTEDRKIPTEEGPLEIRLIPTPKVVDALSSRIPVFAFKAVHGHLTDEELAAEGREYMRKHQGVFAVAVNDVSEKGLGFGSEYNRLILVSRDRVEPLPPLHKRALALHLVDFLESVLQLSRP, encoded by the coding sequence GTGCCCGCGCACGTGGATCAGATAAGGGGGAAGATCACCCGGATGCTCTGGAGCACCCGGATAGCGCTCTGCATAACGGGGAGCTCCGCCGCCTACAGATCCGTCGACCTGGCGAGGCTGCTCATCAGGCACGGCGCCGACGTGGTGCCGGTGATGACGGACGCCGCGATGGAGCACGTGGGGCCGGAGCTGCTTCACTGGGCCACCGGCAACGTGCCGGTGACAAAGCTGACGGGCGCCCTGGAGCACGTGGAGCTCGGCGGCGAGGGGCCGGGGTCCGTGAACGCTGTGTTGGTCGCGCCCGCCACGGCCACCACCATATCGGGGATAGCGAGGGGAGACGCCTCGGATCCGGTCACCGCCATCGTCAACGTGGCCCTGGGCGCCGGCAAGCCGGTGATAGTGGTCCCGGCGATGCACGAGCAGATGTACCGTAACCCGGCGATCGTGCGCGCCATCGGCGAACTTGAGTCGATGGGCGTCCGGGTCGTGCAGCCATCGCTCGAGGAGGGCAAGGCGAAGATAGCTCCGGCCGAGGAGATCCTGGAGGCAGTGGTCGCCTCCATGAGGAAGAAGAGCCTCAGGGGGATCAGGGCCCTGGTCACGGCCGGCCCGACCTTCGAGTGGATCGATCCGATCAGGGCAATCACGAACAGGGGAAGCGGCAGGACGGGCGCGTACGTCGCCAGGGAGCTCATCGCCAGGGGAGCCGAGGTGGCGATCGTGGCTGGCCCATCGGACGTCGAGATGCCGAGGAACGCCAGGGTGGTGCACGTGGAGACCACGGAGGAGATGGTGGAGGCCGCCGGGAAGCTCGCGGAGGACTTCAGGCCGAACTTCGCCGTTGCGACCGCGTCCCCGGCGGACTTCAGGCCGGAGAGGACGGAGGATCGCAAGATACCGACCGAGGAGGGACCGCTGGAGATCAGGCTCATCCCCACGCCGAAGGTGGTGGACGCGCTTTCATCCAGGATCCCGGTCTTCGCGTTCAAGGCGGTCCACGGCCACCTCACGGATGAGGAGCTGGCGGCGGAGGGAAGGGAGTACATGAGGAAGCATCAGGGAGTGTTCGCGGTCGCGGTCAACGACGTCTCCGAGAAGGGGCTCGGCTTCGGAAGTGAGTACAACAGGTTGATACTGGTGTCGAGGGATCGCGTGGAGCCGCTGCCGCCCCTCCACAAGCGCGCCCTGGCGCTGCACCTGGTGGACTTCTTGGAGTCCGTCCTGCAGTTGAGCCGTCCCTGA
- a CDS encoding SPL family radical SAM protein yields the protein MWSWWSRRTVEVRPRRARSVLHEYYDVEDQRRGLTVNPYVGCSHRCLYCYATFEWTKDFHDAVEAKVNAPEVLSSELARWRSRIVEPIFLSTATDPYQPVEGSLRLTRRVVEVLQSRGIPYYIFTKSATILRDLDLHSKYRDKCAIVWSLTTVDEELKKALEPGASSARGVLIAMKRFADAGVRVGVNVDPVLPGLNDGPADISRLLTASREAGASFAYNGVLRLRDDIWQRVRKFLESRGREDAIGRMEKLYFEEGRRLGPYRVPPRIYYDSISSLVREKSESLGMRYGIPVGEGEAVAPVERWREVPLSCYMSDADGGEARVERGERAPSAPRPRTSRRA from the coding sequence TTGTGGTCGTGGTGGAGCAGGAGGACGGTCGAGGTCAGGCCCAGGAGGGCCAGGTCCGTCCTCCACGAGTACTACGACGTGGAGGACCAGCGGAGGGGGCTCACCGTCAACCCGTACGTCGGGTGCTCGCACAGGTGTCTGTACTGCTACGCGACGTTCGAGTGGACCAAGGACTTCCACGACGCGGTTGAGGCCAAGGTCAACGCGCCGGAAGTGCTGTCCTCCGAGCTGGCCAGGTGGAGGAGCAGGATCGTGGAGCCGATCTTCCTCTCGACCGCCACTGACCCGTATCAGCCGGTGGAGGGATCCCTCAGGCTCACCAGGAGGGTGGTCGAGGTCCTCCAGTCCAGGGGTATACCGTATTATATCTTCACCAAGTCGGCGACCATACTGAGGGACCTGGACCTGCACTCCAAGTACAGGGATAAATGTGCAATAGTGTGGAGCCTCACGACGGTGGACGAGGAGCTCAAGAAGGCGCTGGAGCCCGGGGCGTCGAGCGCGCGCGGGGTGCTGATCGCTATGAAGCGCTTCGCGGACGCGGGCGTCAGGGTCGGGGTGAACGTGGATCCTGTGCTGCCGGGATTGAACGATGGCCCCGCGGATATCTCCAGGCTGCTCACCGCGTCCAGGGAAGCCGGCGCCTCGTTCGCGTACAACGGGGTGCTGAGGCTCCGCGACGACATATGGCAGCGCGTGAGGAAGTTCCTGGAGTCGAGGGGCAGGGAGGATGCCATCGGCAGGATGGAGAAGCTGTACTTCGAGGAGGGGCGTAGGCTGGGACCCTACAGGGTGCCGCCCAGGATTTACTACGACTCGATATCCTCGCTTGTCAGGGAGAAGTCCGAGTCGCTGGGCATGCGCTACGGCATACCGGTCGGGGAGGGAGAGGCAGTGGCGCCGGTCGAGAGGTGGAGGGAGGTCCCGCTCAGCTGCTACATGTCCGACGCGGACGGGGGCGAAGCTAGAGTGGAGCGAGGGGAGCGGGCCCCTTCAGCACCTCGTCCTCGAACCTCGCGGAGAGCGTGA
- a CDS encoding methyltransferase domain-containing protein, whose protein sequence is MTTSLRDDWAEVIASIGALMEYYEMGNRLLSLGTIGYLRRRAARAVGRCRRMIDLGAGPGYMARAAGCGSNRQCVLMDAVPVGLRKAAGGPLAERVVAMYEWMPFRDGAFGCASASFSLRDSWSAGMALLEIRRSLRPGGRLVILDLGKPDGAVGRFLVGAYWNVISVLLGTLMGPLGPLYSKLRLTYARLPRNGFLLGMLRGLFGDARAQELLAGGVIIAVATRTN, encoded by the coding sequence ATGACGACGAGCCTCAGGGACGACTGGGCGGAGGTGATAGCCAGCATAGGGGCGCTCATGGAGTACTACGAGATGGGGAACAGGCTCCTGTCGCTGGGCACGATAGGATACCTCAGGAGGAGGGCCGCGCGCGCCGTCGGGCGCTGCAGGAGGATGATAGATCTGGGCGCGGGGCCCGGGTACATGGCGAGGGCCGCTGGGTGTGGATCCAACAGGCAGTGCGTGCTGATGGACGCCGTGCCGGTCGGCCTGAGGAAGGCGGCGGGAGGTCCGCTGGCCGAGCGCGTGGTGGCCATGTACGAGTGGATGCCCTTCAGGGACGGCGCATTCGGATGCGCCAGCGCCAGCTTTAGCCTCAGGGACTCTTGGAGTGCCGGCATGGCGCTGCTGGAGATAAGGAGGTCCCTCCGCCCCGGGGGACGTCTGGTGATACTGGACCTCGGGAAGCCGGACGGCGCGGTCGGCAGATTCCTCGTGGGCGCCTACTGGAACGTCATATCAGTGCTGCTGGGCACCCTCATGGGGCCGCTGGGGCCCCTCTACTCCAAGCTGAGGTTGACCTACGCGAGGCTCCCGAGGAACGGCTTCCTTCTGGGGATGCTGCGCGGGCTTTTCGGCGACGCACGCGCGCAGGAGCTGTTGGCCGGGGGCGTCATAATAGCGGTCGCGACGAGGACCAACTGA